One Nicotiana tomentosiformis chromosome 4, ASM39032v3, whole genome shotgun sequence genomic window carries:
- the LOC138909742 gene encoding uncharacterized protein: MVRDCPRLRIGGPPHGTQVMVDAPVATPPAQPARGGGHAGRGYPRGGGHDRCYAFPGRTEVVASAAVITSIVWTQQMVEKGCLAYLAFARDVSVDTPTIESIPVVREFPDMIPSDLPSMPPDRDIDFGIDLVPDHRSLQYLFKQKDMNLRQRRWLEIQKDYDITILFHLGKANMVVDALSRKVESMGSLSFIPVEERLLALDVQSFANRSLGTDLVHDTLEKVKLIQERLRTSQSSKTSYNNRRARDVAFMVGERDLLKVSPMKGVMRFGNKSKLSPRYIGPFDILERVGEVAYRLALPPILSGIHPVFHVSILQKYYGDLSHVLDFSSV; this comes from the exons atgGTGAGGGACTGTCCCAGACTTAGGATAGGTGGACCTCCACATGGTACACAGGTCATGGTTGAtgctccagttgctactccacctgcacagccagctagaggtggaggacatgcgggtagaggttatcctagagggggaggccatgatCGTTGTTATGCTTTTCCTGGTAGGACTGAGGTTGTTGCATCAGCTGctgtcatcacaagtattgtttgg ACAcagcagatggttgagaaggggtgcttggcatatttagcctttgcgagggatgttagtgttgatactcctaccattgagtccaTTCCAGTAGTAAGAGAGTTTCCAGACATGATTCCATCAGACCTACCGagcatgccacctgatagggatattgattttggtattgacttggtgccgg ATCACAGGAGTCTACAATacctattcaagcaaaaggatatgaacttgaggcaacgaaggtggttagagatacaaaaggactatgatatcaccattctttttcatctcgggaaggccaatatggtggttgatgctttgagtaggaaggttgAGAGCATGGGTAGTCTTTCTTTTATTCCAGTTGAGGAGAGActgttagctttggatgttcagtcTTTTGCCAATAG GTCATTAGGCACTGATTTAGTACACgatactttggagaaggtgaagttgattcaggagcggcttcgtacgTCACAGTCTAGTAAAACAAGTTATAATAATAGAAgggctcgtgatgtggcattcatggtgggtgagagggATTTACTCaaagtttcgcccatgaagggtgtgatgaggttcgggaataagagcaagttgagccctcggtatattggtccttttgatattcttgagagggtgggtgaggtggcctacagacttgcattgccacccatcTTATCGGGAATTcacccagtgttccatgtttccatactccagaagtattatggtgatctttcacatgtgttagatttcagctcagtgtAA